From the Theobroma cacao cultivar B97-61/B2 chromosome 2, Criollo_cocoa_genome_V2, whole genome shotgun sequence genome, one window contains:
- the LOC18607113 gene encoding ras-related protein RABA2a: MARRPDEEYDYLFKVVLIGDSGVGKSNLLSRFTRNEFCLESKSTIGVEFATRTLQVEGRTVKAQIWDTAGQERYRAITSAYYRGALGALLVYDVTKPTTFENVSRWLKELRDHADSNIVIMMIGNKTDLKHLRAVATEDGQSYAEKEGLSFIETSALEATNVEKAFQTILSEIYRIISKKSLSSDEPAPASIKEGKTIIVGAQEANTKKACCSSS; this comes from the exons ATGGCGAGGAGACCGGACGAGGAGTACGATTACTTGTTTAAGGTTGTTCTAATCGGCGATTCGGGTGTAGGAAAATCTAACTTGCTTTCCCGATTTACTCGCAACGAGTTTTGCTTAGAATCTAAATCTACCATCGGAGTCGAATTCGCCACCCGCACTCTCCAA GTCGAGGGAAGGACTGTGAAAGCTCAAATATGGGACACTGCTGGTCAGGAACGGTACAGAGCAATAACCAGTGCCTACTATAGGGGTGCCCTTGGAGCTCTTCTGGTCTACGATGTTACCAAGCCAACAACATTTGAAAATGTGAGCCGATGGCTGAAGGAGCTCAGGGACCATGCAGATTCTAATattgtgattatgatgattgGGAACAAGACCGATCTGAAGCATCTCCGAGCAGTTGCCACGGAGGATGGTCAAAGCTATGCGGAGAAAGAAGGCCTTTCATTCATCGAGACATCTGCGCTGGAAGCAACAAATGTTGAGAAGGCTTTCCAGACCATTCTCTCTGAAATATACCGCATAATTAGTAAGAAGTCGCTTTCTTCAGATGAGCCGGCACCTGCAAGTATCAAAGAAGGGAAGACCATCATTGTCGGAGCACAAGAGGCCAACACGAAAAAGGCTTGCTGCTCATCATCTTGA
- the LOC18607110 gene encoding probable serine/threonine-protein kinase At1g09600, with translation MGCICSKGTRANEYVENNRRKRDKAHKDSGKTSKKLSVSSKRDNVVVEADATARLISNQQANHNAGYAPASSSDDEEKKEALAVVESSKRTPPQLQRRATMEAGLRGGQGQQPRMSRIMSAAGGERGAQVEAGWPSWLAAVAGEAINGWIPRKADSFEKLEKIGQGTYSSVYKARDLESNKIVALKKVRFANMDPESVRFMAREIIILRRLDHPNVMKLEGLITSRVSGSLYLIFEYMEHDLAGLAATSGVKFTKAQIKCYMQQLLRGLDHCHSRGVLHRDIKGSNLLIDYNGNLKIGDFGLATFFCPSQKQPLTSRVVTLWYRPPELLLGSTNYGVAVDLWSSGCILAELFSGKPIMPGRTEVEQLHKIFKLCGSPSEEYWKRSKLPHATIFKPQLPYKRCVPETFKDFPSSALALLEVLLAIEPECRGTASSALQSEFFTTNPLPCDPSSLPKYPPSKEFDAKLREEESRRRRPAGGKVHEHNPVRKVSRESTAVPAPDANAELQASIQKRQGQFNTKSISEVHHPEEDRGAGFRIEPPKGTARVVYSHSGQSMHPNNFGSSRNMKAHEIESMKASARAFGSPRKPEELRTQTTYVHRGAVELSRFSNSVAVRGSSRFAMTKETSINPHWPEERFTARYNHMDNAEPSEKHEWSHHLLDRPKTSHEKDEQPSSKETTVGYVPKKNRIHHSGPLLPSGGNLEEMLKEHEKRIQQAVRKARLDKTKTKNDFDDNGQTELLLYRTRNGR, from the exons ATGGGTTGCATTTGCTCGAAAGGAACTCGAGCAAATGAATATGTTGAAAACAACCGTCGCAAAAGAGACAAGGCCCACAAGGACTCCGGAAAAACATCAAAAAAGTTGTCTGTTTCGTCTAAGAGGGACAATGTTGTGGTGGAGGCAGATGCCACTGCACGGCTGATATCGAATCAGCAGGCAAATCACAATGCCGGTTATGCGCCAGCATCCTCTTCTGATGATGAGGAAAAGAAGGAAGCATTGGCGGTTGTTGAGAGCTCTAAAAGGACCCCACCCCAGCTGCAAAGGCGGGCAACAATGGAGGCCGGGCTAAGGGGCGGACAAGGGCAGCAACCGAGGATGTCAAGGATCATGAGTGCAGCGGGTGGCGAGAGAGGGGCACAGGTGGAAGCTGGTTGGCCTTCTTGGCTAGCAGCTGTAGCTGGAGAAGCCATCAATGGGTGGATACCTCGAAAGGCAGACTCATTTGAAAAGTTGGAAAAG ATCGGTCAAGGAACTTACAGCAGTGTGTATAAAGCTCGTGACCTTGAATCAAACAAGATAGTTGCCTTGAAGAAAGTGCGATTTGCTAATATGGACCCTGAAAGTGTTCGTTTCATGGCAAGAGAAATTATTATATTGCGTAGGCTTGATCACCCTAATGTCATGAAGCTTGAAGGTCTAATTACTTCTAGGGTGTCTGGAAGTTTATACCTTATATTTGAATACATGGAGCATGATCTTGCAGGCCTTGCAGCAACATCTGGGGTTAAGTTCACTAAGGCCCAG ATCAAGTGTTATATGCAACAGCTGCTTCGTGGACTTGACCACTGCCATAGTCGTGGGGTTTTGCATCGTGACATCAAGGGCTCAAATCTCTTGATAGACTATAATGGCAACCTCAAAATTGGTGATTTTGGACTGGCAACCTTTTTCTGTCCCAGTCAGAAGCAGCCTCTAACAAGTCGTGTAGTAACTTTATGGTACCGCCCTCCTGAGCTTTTGCTTGGTTCTACAAACTATGGAGTCGCTGTCGATCTGTGGAGTTCTGGTTGCATTCTTGCAGAATTATTTTCTGGAAAGCCTATCATGCCTGGAAGAACTGAG GTGGAGCAACTGCATAAAATCTTCAAACTCTGTGGATCACCTTCTGAAGAGTATTGGAAGAGGTCCAAATTGCCACATGCAACTATTTTTAAACCTCAACTTCCTTATAAACGTTGTGTTCCTGAGACATTCAAGGACTTTCCTTCATCTGCTTTGGCCCTTTTGGAGGTTCTTCTTGCAATAGAACCTGAGTGTCGTGGAACTGCTTCTTCAGCACTTCAGAGTGAG TTCTTTACAACAAATCCTCTCCCATGTGATCCATCTAGTTTGCCCAAGTACCCACCTAGTAAGGAGTTTGATGCCAAGCTTCGAGAAGAGGAATCTAGAAG GCGAAGACCAGCTGGTGGAAAAGTACATGAACATAATCCAGTTAGAAAGGTTTCCAGAGAATCTACAGCCGTGCCAGCCCCAGATGCCAATGCTGAGTTACAGGCATCCATACAG AAGCGGCAAGGACAGTTCAATACTAAAAGCATCAGTGAAGTACACCATCCTGAAGAAGACAGGGGCGCTGGCTTTCGTATTGAGCCTCCAAAAGGAACAGCAAGAGTTGTATACTCTCATTCTGGCCAGTCAATGCACCCAAATAACTTCGGATCATCACGGAATATGAAGGCACATGAGATTGAGTCTATGAAGGCTTCTGCTCGAGCATTTGGTTCTCCAAGGAAGCCTGAAGAGTTGAGAACTCAGACAACATATGTCCATCGTGGAGCAGTGGAATTGTCTAGATTTTCTAACTCCGTTGCAGTTAGAGGCAGTTCACGATTTGCTATGACCAAAGAGACTAGCATAAATCCCCACTGGCCAGAGGAGCGTTTTACTGCCAGATATAACCATATGGATAATGCTGAGCCCTCTGAAAAGCATGAATGGTCCCATCATTTACTCGATAGGCCAAAGACTTCCCATGAGAAGGATGAACAGCCATCTTCCAAGGAAACGACAGTG GGTTATGTTCCCAAGAAAAATCGAATCCACCATTCTGGACCATTGCTGCCTTCTGGAGGAAACCTTGAGGAAATGCTCAAAGAGCACGAGAAACGAATCCAGCAAGCTGTCCGCAAAGCTCGTTTAGACAAGACAAAGACAAAAAATGACTTCGATGATAATGGACAAACTGAATTGCTGCTTTACCGCACGAGAAATGGCAGGTGA
- the LOC18607117 gene encoding putative 12-oxophytodienoate reductase 11, giving the protein MAANSTTIPLLIPYKMGNFNLSHRVVLAPLTRNRSYNNVPQPHAILYYSQRTTNGGFLIAEATGVSNTAQGYPDTPGIWTKEQVEAWKPIVEAVHEKGGIFFCQVWHVGRASSYAFQPDGQAPISCTDKGVTPGLDGMDWSPPRRLRTDEVPGIVNDFRLAARNAIEAGFDGVEIHGANGYLLDQFMKDQVNDRTDEYGGSLKKRCRCPLDIVEAVVTEVGADRVGMRLSPFASYMEAADSNPEALGLYMANAVNELGILYLHVIEPRMIKINDKYETPHSLLPMRKAFKGTFIAAGGYNREDGNKAVADNYSDLVAFGRLFLANPDLPRRFELNAPLNKYNRNTFYIPDPVIGYTDYPFLEHSS; this is encoded by the exons ATGGCAGCCAACAGCACCACCATTCCTCTTCTCATTCCCTATAAAATGGGAAACTTTAACCTTTCTCACAG GGTGGTTTTAGCACCATTGACAAGGAATAGATCATACAACAATGTTCCCCAACCACATGCCATCTTGTATTACTCCCAACGTACAACCAATGGTGGATTTCTCATTGCTGAAGCAACTGGGGTTTCCAATACTGCACAAGg TTACCCAGACACGCCTGGAATTTGGACAAAAGAGCAAGTGGAAGCATGGAAACCAATTGTGGAAGCTGTTCATGAGAAAGGAGGCATCTTCTTTTGTCAAGTTTGGCATGTAGGTCGAGCCTCTAGCTATG cTTTCCAGCCTGATGGTCAAGCTCCAATCTCATGTACTGATAAAGGGGTGACACCAGGCCTTGATGGGATGGATTGGTCACCTCCTCGTCGGCTCAGAACCGATGAAGTCCCTGGTATTGTCAATGACTTCAGGCTGGCTGCACGAAACGCCATTGAAGCTG GATTTGATGGGGTTGAGATACATGGTGCAAATGGTTACTTGCTTGATCAGTTCATGAAAGACCAAGTAAATGACAGAACAGATGAATACGGAGGaagcttaaaaaaaaggtGCCGTTGTCCCCTGGATATAGTCGAAGCTGTGGTGACTGAAGTAGGAGCAGACAGGGTTGGAATGAGACTATCACCATTTGCCAGTTACATGGAGGCTGCTGACTCAAACCCTGAAGCATTGGGCCTTTACATGGCCAATGCAGTTAACGAGTTGGGCATCCTTTATCTCCATGTCATCGAGCCACGGATGATCAAAATAAATGACAAGTATGAAACTCCTCACAGCCTCCTACCAATGAGGAAAGCCTTCAAGGGGACTTTCATTGCTGCTGGAGGGTACAATAGAGAAGATGGTAACAAGGCTGTTGCTGATAATTACTCGGATTTGGTTGCCTTCGGACGGTTGTTCTTGGCTAATCCGGATTTGCCAAGGCGATTCGAGCTGAATGCTCCTCTTAATAAGTACAATCGCAACACTTTCTACATCCCAGATCCGGTCATTGGCTACACCGATTACCCATTCCTTGAACATTCTTCTTAA
- the LOC18607114 gene encoding putative 12-oxophytodienoate reductase 11 isoform X1, whose amino-acid sequence MAGKEAMIPLLTPYEMGKFNLSHSYFDCRIVLAPLTRCRSYNNVPQPHAVLYYTQRATNGGFLISEATGVASTAQGYQDIPGIWTKEQVKAWKPIVEAVHEKGAIFFCQICHAGRASNYAFQPDGVAPISCTDKGLTPGLDGQDWSPPRRLRTNEILSFINDFRLAACNAIEAGFDGVEIHGAYGYLIEQFMKDQVNDRTDQYGGSLENRCRFALEVVEAVVNEIGPDKVGIRLSPYSKGMEAGDSNPEALGLYMANALNKFGIVYLHVIQQRGKAIKINDKYETPYSLLPMRKAFKGTFIVAGGYNSEDGNMAIASNYADLVAFGRLFLANPDLPRRLELNAPLNRYDETTFYLSDPVIGYTDYPFLEP is encoded by the exons ATGGCAGGCAAGGAAGCGATGATCCCTCTTCTTACTCCATACGAGATGGGAAAGTTCAACCTCTCTCATAG CTACTTTGATTGCAGGATAGTTTTAGCACCATTGACAAGATGTAGATCATACAACAATGTACCCCAACCACATGCTGTCTTGTACTACACTCAGCGTGCAACCAACGGCGGTTTCCTCATTTCTGAAGCCACTGGGGTTGCTAGTACTGCACAAGG TTACCAAGACATACCTGGAATTTGGACAAAAGAGCAAGTAAAAGCATGGAAGCCTATTGTGGAAGCTGTACATGAGAAGGGAGCCATCTTCTTTTGCCAAATTTGCCATGCAGGCCGCGCATCTAATTATG CATTTCAGCCTGATGGGGTGGCTCCAATCTCATGTACTGACAAGGGGTTGACACCCGGCCTTGATGGACAAGATTGGTCACCTCCTCGACGGCTAAGGACTAATGAAATCCTTAGCTTTATTAATGATTTCAGGCTTGCTGCATGTAATGCCATTGAGGCAG GATTTGATGGGGTTGAGATCCATGGTGCATATGGGTACTTAATCGAGCAGTTCATGAAAGATCAAGTAAATGATAGAACCGATCAATATGGTGGAAGTTTAGAAAATCGGTGCCGCTTTGCTTTGGAAGTAGTTGAAGCTGTGGTTAATGAAATTGGACCAGACAAAGTTGGAATCAGACTTTCACCTTACAGCAAAGGCATGGAAGCTGGTGACTCCAACCCTGAAGCACTAGGCCTTTACATGGCAAATGCACTTAACAAATTTGGTATTGTTTATCTTCACGTAATTCAGCAAAGAGGGAaggcaattaaaataaatgacAAGTATGAAACCCCTTATAGCCTTCTTCCAATGAGGAAAGCCTTCAAGGGAACTTTTATTGTTGCTGGGGGGTACAACAGTGAAGATGGGAACATGGCTATTGCTAGTAATTATGCAGATTTAGTAGCATTTGGACGATTGTTCTTGGCTAATCCAGACTTGCCAAGGCGGTTGGAGCTAAATGCTCCTCTAAATAGATATGATGAGACCACCTTCTACCTTTCTGATCCAGTCATTGGCTATACTGATTATCCATTTCTAGAGCCTTAA
- the LOC18607118 gene encoding dolichol-phosphate mannosyltransferase subunit 3 isoform X3 produces MKHVLKIFSLLVAISGLWIGLLQASIIPRSHTWLLPIYFIVSLGCYGLLMVGVGLMRFPTCPQEALLLQQDIAEAKYFLKQRGVDVDSE; encoded by the exons ATGAAGCATGTTTTGAAGATTTTCTCTCTACTGGTGGCCATCTCTGGGCTTTGGATTGGCCTCTTGCAGGCATCCATAATACCACGAAGCCATACTTGGTTG CTACCGATCTACTTTATCGTGTCACTTGGATGCTATGGTTTATTAATGGTTGGAGTTGGTCTAATGCGATTCCCAACGTGCCCCCAAGAAGCATTGCTGCTGCAGCAG GATATCGCAGAGGCCAAGTACTTTCTGAAGCAAAGAGGGGTTGATGTTGACTCCGAGTGA
- the LOC18607114 gene encoding putative 12-oxophytodienoate reductase 11 isoform X2 has product MAGKEAMIPLLTPYEMGKFNLSHRIVLAPLTRCRSYNNVPQPHAVLYYTQRATNGGFLISEATGVASTAQGYQDIPGIWTKEQVKAWKPIVEAVHEKGAIFFCQICHAGRASNYAFQPDGVAPISCTDKGLTPGLDGQDWSPPRRLRTNEILSFINDFRLAACNAIEAGFDGVEIHGAYGYLIEQFMKDQVNDRTDQYGGSLENRCRFALEVVEAVVNEIGPDKVGIRLSPYSKGMEAGDSNPEALGLYMANALNKFGIVYLHVIQQRGKAIKINDKYETPYSLLPMRKAFKGTFIVAGGYNSEDGNMAIASNYADLVAFGRLFLANPDLPRRLELNAPLNRYDETTFYLSDPVIGYTDYPFLEP; this is encoded by the exons ATGGCAGGCAAGGAAGCGATGATCCCTCTTCTTACTCCATACGAGATGGGAAAGTTCAACCTCTCTCATAG GATAGTTTTAGCACCATTGACAAGATGTAGATCATACAACAATGTACCCCAACCACATGCTGTCTTGTACTACACTCAGCGTGCAACCAACGGCGGTTTCCTCATTTCTGAAGCCACTGGGGTTGCTAGTACTGCACAAGG TTACCAAGACATACCTGGAATTTGGACAAAAGAGCAAGTAAAAGCATGGAAGCCTATTGTGGAAGCTGTACATGAGAAGGGAGCCATCTTCTTTTGCCAAATTTGCCATGCAGGCCGCGCATCTAATTATG CATTTCAGCCTGATGGGGTGGCTCCAATCTCATGTACTGACAAGGGGTTGACACCCGGCCTTGATGGACAAGATTGGTCACCTCCTCGACGGCTAAGGACTAATGAAATCCTTAGCTTTATTAATGATTTCAGGCTTGCTGCATGTAATGCCATTGAGGCAG GATTTGATGGGGTTGAGATCCATGGTGCATATGGGTACTTAATCGAGCAGTTCATGAAAGATCAAGTAAATGATAGAACCGATCAATATGGTGGAAGTTTAGAAAATCGGTGCCGCTTTGCTTTGGAAGTAGTTGAAGCTGTGGTTAATGAAATTGGACCAGACAAAGTTGGAATCAGACTTTCACCTTACAGCAAAGGCATGGAAGCTGGTGACTCCAACCCTGAAGCACTAGGCCTTTACATGGCAAATGCACTTAACAAATTTGGTATTGTTTATCTTCACGTAATTCAGCAAAGAGGGAaggcaattaaaataaatgacAAGTATGAAACCCCTTATAGCCTTCTTCCAATGAGGAAAGCCTTCAAGGGAACTTTTATTGTTGCTGGGGGGTACAACAGTGAAGATGGGAACATGGCTATTGCTAGTAATTATGCAGATTTAGTAGCATTTGGACGATTGTTCTTGGCTAATCCAGACTTGCCAAGGCGGTTGGAGCTAAATGCTCCTCTAAATAGATATGATGAGACCACCTTCTACCTTTCTGATCCAGTCATTGGCTATACTGATTATCCATTTCTAGAGCCTTAA
- the LOC18607112 gene encoding ras-related protein RABD1 yields MSNEYDYLFKLLLIGDSSVGKSCLLLRFADDSYVDSYISTIGVDFKIRTVELDGKTIKLQIWDTAGQERFRTITSSYYRGAHGIIIVYDVTEMESFNNVKQWLNEIDRYANDSVCKLLVGNKCDLVENKVVDTQTAKAFADELGIPFLETSAKDSINVEQAFLTMAGEIKKKMGNQPTANKSAGTVEMKGQPIEQKSNCCG; encoded by the exons ATGAGCAACGAATA CGATTATCTGTTCAAGCTTCTGCTCATCGGCGACTCCTCCGTCGGAAAATCCTGTTTGCTTCTCAGGTTCGCT gaTGATTCTTACGTGGATAGCTACATCAGTACCATCGGTGTTGATTTc aAAATTAGAACTGTGGAGCTGGATGGCAAGACAATCAAGCTGCAAATT TGGGATACTGCTGGACAGGAGCGTTTTCGGACTATTACAAGCAGCTATTACCGAGGCGCACATGGGATAATA ATTGTTTATGATGTTACTGAGATGGAGAGCTTCAACAATGTCAAGCAGTGGTTGAATGAGATTGATAGATATGCTAATGACAGTGTATGCAAGCTTCTAGTTGGGAACAAATGTGATTTGGTTGAGAACAAGGTTGTTGACACACAAACAGCAAAG GCATTCGCTGATGAACTTGGGATTCCCTTCCTGGAGACAAGTGCTAAAGATTCAATCAATGTGGAGCAGGCTTTCTTAACAATGGCTGGCGAGAtcaagaaaaa AATGGGTAACCAGCCAACTGCGAACAAGTCAGCAGGAACTGTCGAAATGAAGGGACAGCCAATCGAACAGAAGAGCAACTGCTGTGGCTAG
- the LOC18607118 gene encoding uncharacterized protein LOC18607118 isoform X1, whose protein sequence is MFCFCSIVFYYFVELFFISAEVTAAPPATPLPSCLPRFFTTLSSSPSSSLSLTTLSVFFLPLSITARSQPSSYLFRASQLVRIVFLWSFLDRFQEIVAFEACFEDFLSTGGHLWALDWPLAGIHNTTKPYLVATDLLYRVTWMLWFINGWSWSNAIPNVPPRSIAAAAGYRRGQVLSEAKRG, encoded by the exons ATGTTTTGTTTCTGCAGCATTGTTTTTTACTATTTCgttgaacttttttttatctcagCGGAAGTCACAGCGGCGCCACCAGCCACCCCGCTACCTTCCTGCCTTCCTCGGTTCTTCACgactctttcttcttctccgtcttcctctctctctctcacgactctttcagttttctttcttcctctctccaTAACTGCTCGATCACAGCCGTCTTCCTATCTCTTTCGAGCTTCACAGTTGGTCCGGATCGTCTTTCTGTGGAGTTTCCTTGATCGCTTTCAAGAAATCGTTGCTTTCGAAG CATGTTTTGAAGATTTTCTCTCTACTGGTGGCCATCTCTGGGCTTTGGATTGGCCTCTTGCAGGCATCCATAATACCACGAAGCCATACTTGGTTG CTACCGATCTACTTTATCGTGTCACTTGGATGCTATGGTTTATTAATGGTTGGAGTTGGTCTAATGCGATTCCCAACGTGCCCCCAAGAAGCATTGCTGCTGCAGCAG GATATCGCAGAGGCCAAGTACTTTCTGAAGCAAAGAGGGGTTGA
- the LOC18607111 gene encoding glucuronoxylan 4-O-methyltransferase 1 has protein sequence MRPKSSQALSLKVLLLGVFFAFLLLFVLRSSLSSSQENSPSPILQTFSPAKTSNAIKESKTAANCSPSCDKIPRSLAQALIHYSTSAITPQQTLKEISVTARVLEKKSPCNFLVFGLGHDSLMWSSLNHGGRTVFLEEDEAWIEQIRRRFPMLESYHVAYDSKVNQAENLMDVGKGPECTAVGDPKYSMCQLALKGLPSEVYEMKWDLIMVDAPTGYYEEAPGRMTAIYTAGMMARNREEGDTDVFVHDVNRVVEDKFSMAFLCQGYMKKQEGRLRHFRIPSHKDGPDRPFCPE, from the coding sequence ATGAGGCCTAAATCCAGTCAAGCTCTAAGCCTTAAGGTCCTCCTGCTAGGggttttctttgcttttctccttctttttgTGTTGAGATCGAGTTTATCATCTTCCCAGGAAAATTCTCCATCTCCCATCTTACAAACCTTTTCACCAGCTAAAACCTCTAATGCTATTAAAGAGAGCAAAACTGCAGCAAACTGCTCGCCATCTTGTGACAAGATACCACGTTCTCTCGCCCAAGCTCTGATCCACTACTCAACTTCAGCGATCACCCCACAGCAAACACTGAAAGAAATCTCAGTGACAGCCAGAGTTCTAGAGAAAAAATCACCCTGCAACTTCCTGGTATTCGGCCTAGGCCACGACAGCCTTATGTGGAGTTCACTCAACCATGGTGGACGAACAGTTttccttgaagaagatgaagccTGGATAGAGCAAATCCGACGCCGGTTTCCCATGCTGGAATCCTACCATGTCGCGTATGACAGCAAGGTGAACCAAGCTGAGAATCTCATGGATGTGGGCAAAGGACCTGAGTGCACAGCCGTTGGTGACCCTAAATACTCAATGTGCCAACTTGCATTGAAAGGTTTGCCAAGTGAAGTTTATGAGATGAAATGGGACTTGATCATGGTCGATGCACCAACCGGGTACTACGAGGAGGCTCCAGGGAGGATGACTGCAATCTACACTGCTGGCATGATGGCAAGGAATAGAGAGGAGGGAGACACTGATGTGTTCGTGCACGATGTGAACAGGGTGGTTGAAGACAAATTCTCCATGGCATTTCTCTGTCAAGGGTACATGAAAAAACAAGAAGGAAGGCTAAGGCACTTCAGAATCCCAAGCCATAAAGATGGCCCGGACAGGCCCTTTTGCCCAGAGTGA
- the LOC18607108 gene encoding uncharacterized protein LOC18607108: MPLTRYSADAFGVLTICLVALLILLGLVCIAYSFYLRSRVLRQGFIQLSYFSGPWIIRITFIFFAIWWGLGEIIRLNFLRRQGRVLNALNLKWQENVCKCYILSNLGFAEPCLFLTLVFLLRAPLQKMDTGILSRKWNGKTAGYVFLYCLPLFVLQLILIVIGPELNKDRRDLPLYFTRTAAPQYSDDVSLCTYPLLNTILLGLFATVLTTYLFWLGRRILKLVINKGLQKRVYTLIFSVTSFLPLRVLLLGLSVLSEPEQFLFEALAFSAFLVLLCCALVCIFMLVYCPIADCLALGNLHDLEARRRVVLDDQNDTVSLIANQSHIEGSLGISPERNSDASTKRGSISFRTFEKDETSAGAFVELSLFSPSRDATPPGSPPLLGWPMRPPIHVHGP, translated from the coding sequence ATGCCCCTGACGAGATATTCTGCCGATGCATTCGGTGTGTTGACAATTTGTCTAGTTGCTCTGTTGATTCTTCTTGGTTTGGTCTGCATCGCATACTCGTTTTACTTGCGTTCTCGTGTTCTTAGACAAGGATTTATTCAGCTCAGTTATTTCAGTGGTCCTTGGATCATCCGAATcacattcattttttttgccATCTGGTGGGGTTTGGGTGAAATTATACGGCTAAATTTTCTAAGACGGCAAGGAAGAGTGTTGAATGCACTCAATTTGAAATGGCAAGAAAACGTCTGCAAATGTTACATTCTCTCAAATCTAGGTTTTGCAGAACCTTGCCTCTTCCTTACTCTAGTGTTTCTTCTTCGTGCACCTTTACAGAAGATGGACACAGGAATTCTAAGCagaaaatggaatgggaaAACAGCAGGCTATGTTTTTCTGTACTGCCTCCCTCTCTTTGTTCTTCAACTAATTCTTATTGTGATTGGACCAGAGTTAAACAAGGATAGGAGAGATTTACCGTTGTATTTCACAAGAACAGCTGCCCCGCAATATTCTGATGACGTTTCTCTTTGCACTTACCCTTTACTGAATACCATCCTTCTTGGGCTTTTTGCCACCGTCTTGACCACCTACTTGTTTTGGCTTGGAAGGCGGATTTTGAAATTGGTTATCAATAAGGGTTTGCAGAAGAGAGTTTACACCTTAATATTCTCGGTTACAAGTTTCCTTCCATTAAGGGTTCTTTTACTTGGTTTATCTGTTTTATCTGAACCAGAGCAATTCCTGTTTGAAGCTCTTGCATTCTCAGCTTTTCTTGTTCTACTGTGTTGTGCTTTGGTCTGTATTTTCATGCTTGTATACTGCCCAATTGCGGATTGTCTAGCCCTGGGGAACCTTCATGACTTGGAGGCTAGGAGGAGGGTTGTTCTTGATGATCAGAATGACACTGTTTCTCTCATCGCTAATCAGAGCCATATTGAAGGAAGTCTTGGAATTAGCCCCGAGAGGAACTCCGATGCCTCTACCAAGCGTGGATCAATTTCTTTCCGGACTTTTGAAAAAGATGAGACCTCGGCTGGTGCATTCGTGGAACTGAGCCTCTTCTCTCCCAGCCGAGATGCAACCCCACCAGGATCACCTCCTCTTCTGGGCTGGCCGATGCGTCCTCCTATACATGTTCATGGACCCTAA
- the LOC18607118 gene encoding uncharacterized protein LOC18607118 isoform X2 — MFCFCSIVFYYFVELFFISAEVTAAPPATPLPSCLPRFFTTLSSSPSSSLSLTTLSVFFLPLSITARSQPSSYLFRASQLVRIVFLWSFLDRFQEIVAFEDFLSTGGHLWALDWPLAGIHNTTKPYLVATDLLYRVTWMLWFINGWSWSNAIPNVPPRSIAAAAGYRRGQVLSEAKRG; from the exons ATGTTTTGTTTCTGCAGCATTGTTTTTTACTATTTCgttgaacttttttttatctcagCGGAAGTCACAGCGGCGCCACCAGCCACCCCGCTACCTTCCTGCCTTCCTCGGTTCTTCACgactctttcttcttctccgtcttcctctctctctctcacgactctttcagttttctttcttcctctctccaTAACTGCTCGATCACAGCCGTCTTCCTATCTCTTTCGAGCTTCACAGTTGGTCCGGATCGTCTTTCTGTGGAGTTTCCTTGATCGCTTTCAAGAAATCGTTGCTTTCGAAG ATTTTCTCTCTACTGGTGGCCATCTCTGGGCTTTGGATTGGCCTCTTGCAGGCATCCATAATACCACGAAGCCATACTTGGTTG CTACCGATCTACTTTATCGTGTCACTTGGATGCTATGGTTTATTAATGGTTGGAGTTGGTCTAATGCGATTCCCAACGTGCCCCCAAGAAGCATTGCTGCTGCAGCAG GATATCGCAGAGGCCAAGTACTTTCTGAAGCAAAGAGGGGTTGA